A genome region from Spirochaetota bacterium includes the following:
- a CDS encoding protease inhibitor I42 family protein encodes MKITNPVIIIVGLFLLFACSKVMDNNCMTVDTQKYKGEPITIKNEGCVTIEIDSQLSTGYRWRFSIKENPGILVNSDYKVHTAEGHIVGAPDKEIFTFRAVKPGNATITFDYIRPFEKNPKPLKSKEFIITIVE; translated from the coding sequence ATGAAAATTACAAATCCAGTAATAATCATAGTGGGATTATTTTTACTATTTGCTTGTTCAAAGGTTATGGACAACAATTGTATGACTGTGGATACTCAGAAATATAAAGGAGAGCCAATTACAATTAAGAACGAAGGTTGTGTGACTATAGAAATTGATTCACAGTTGAGTACGGGGTACCGATGGCGTTTTAGTATTAAAGAAAATCCAGGAATTCTGGTTAACAGTGATTACAAGGTACACACTGCTGAAGGACACATTGTTGGTGCACCGGATAAGGAAATATTCACATTTAGGGCAGTAAAACCCGGAAATGCTACGATAACATTTGACTATATACGACCGTTTGAAAAAAATCCAAAACCATTAAAGAGTAAGGAATTTATTATTACTATTGTGGAATAA
- a CDS encoding Hsp20/alpha crystallin family protein → MATQIAKRTNRNLNKKDYCLVPPVDIYETDNEYVLKTDIPGVSKENIEITFNNNELEINGKVDEAYTESDNLTYREFTLCNYNRKFLISDKINVEGIHANLENGVLTITLPKREEAKPKKIEIKTE, encoded by the coding sequence ATGGCAACCCAGATTGCAAAACGCACTAATAGAAATCTTAATAAAAAGGATTACTGCCTTGTTCCACCTGTGGACATTTATGAAACTGATAACGAATATGTGCTAAAAACCGATATACCCGGTGTTTCAAAGGAAAACATCGAAATAACCTTTAATAACAATGAGCTTGAAATAAATGGTAAGGTAGACGAAGCATATACTGAAAGCGATAATTTGACTTACCGTGAATTTACATTGTGCAATTACAATCGCAAGTTCTTGATATCAGACAAAATTAATGTAGAAGGAATTCACGCTAACCTTGAAAACGGCGTGCTCACAATAACACTACCAAAGCGTGAAGAAGCAAAACCAAAGAAGATTGAAATAAAGACCGAATAA
- a CDS encoding Hsp20/alpha crystallin family protein: MFTTFDLLDDVLALRDMVDRFFDEVSTTRRRVEYPYINVYEKDDDIIVRAIAPGVSSSDVNVQLADNTLTIEMNRKEDYADKPYLRKEREFGTYKKSIKLPYYVDPDKVEASMQNGILTIKLTKHESVKPRKITIN, translated from the coding sequence ATGTTCACAACGTTTGATCTTTTAGATGATGTATTGGCCCTGAGAGATATGGTGGATCGCTTCTTTGATGAAGTATCCACTACCCGTAGGCGTGTGGAATATCCCTATATCAATGTATACGAAAAAGATGATGATATAATTGTTAGGGCTATAGCTCCGGGAGTTTCATCTAGCGATGTTAATGTGCAACTGGCTGATAATACATTAACTATCGAAATGAACCGTAAGGAAGATTATGCTGACAAGCCGTATTTGCGCAAAGAACGCGAGTTTGGAACCTATAAGAAATCCATCAAGTTGCCATACTATGTTGACCCTGACAAAGTTGAAGCATCAATGCAAAATGGTATCCTTACCATTAAGCTGACCAAGCATGAGTCAGTAAAACCACGCAAGATAACTATCAATTAA
- a CDS encoding Hsp20/alpha crystallin family protein translates to MKWGLTKRDETKLNPFEAFERDVKRIFDDFFALEPVDLFDSAWVPTVDVEEDEKSIHVRAEIPGIDEKDLNVTLEDNVLTISGEKKEERKEENKRYVLAERRFGSFKRSISLPSEVKADSAKATFKNGVLTIDFEKKEVSQPKRITINIK, encoded by the coding sequence ATGAAATGGGGTTTAACAAAACGAGATGAAACCAAATTGAATCCTTTTGAAGCTTTTGAAAGAGATGTAAAAAGGATTTTTGATGATTTCTTTGCTCTTGAGCCAGTTGATCTTTTTGATTCCGCATGGGTACCAACAGTTGATGTAGAAGAAGATGAAAAATCTATCCATGTAAGAGCTGAAATTCCTGGAATTGATGAAAAGGACCTCAATGTTACACTGGAAGACAATGTGCTTACTATCAGCGGTGAAAAGAAAGAAGAACGCAAAGAAGAAAATAAACGATATGTGCTGGCCGAGCGAAGGTTTGGATCATTCAAACGAAGCATTTCATTGCCAAGTGAAGTAAAAGCTGATAGTGCAAAAGCTACATTTAAAAACGGCGTTTTGACTATTGACTTTGAAAAGAAGGAAGTATCACAGCCCAAACGCATAACCATCAATATCAAATAA